In Arthrobacter sp. SLBN-83, one DNA window encodes the following:
- a CDS encoding ammonium transporter: MELTAGHVWVMVAAALVLFMTPGLAFFYGGMTRAKAALNMMMMSFISIGMVGVVWVLWGASMSSGEGFMEIVGNPFATFGLEGINTPDGLIKVGYAATFAIITVALISGAIADRAKFGAWSVFVPVWVTLVYCPLAYMVWGGGLFGPDGAIGKALGPAIDFAGGTVVHINAGVAALILVLIIGNRKGFGKDPNHRPHNIPFVMLGAAILWFGWFGFNGGAATTAEQGGLIWVNTLAAPAAAMLGWLVTERIRDGHPTSLGAASGVVAGLVAITPACANVSPVGALGLGVVAGVASALAVGLKFRWGFDDSLDVVGVHLVSGIIGTVALGFIALPTDGVGGGLFYGGGLTQLWAQLAAAGIAIAYSAILTTIIALAIHKTMGFRVSQEQETVGVDLSLHAETAYEFGLSGHGGSFQPLHDLITGKGVSPEAAQALEAQKAQPATGKESVGA, translated from the coding sequence ATGGAACTTACCGCAGGTCACGTTTGGGTCATGGTGGCAGCAGCGCTTGTGCTGTTCATGACACCCGGTCTGGCATTCTTCTACGGCGGCATGACCCGCGCCAAGGCAGCCCTGAACATGATGATGATGAGCTTCATCTCCATCGGCATGGTGGGCGTTGTCTGGGTCCTGTGGGGTGCCTCCATGAGCTCCGGGGAAGGGTTCATGGAGATCGTCGGCAACCCGTTCGCCACGTTCGGCCTTGAGGGAATCAACACCCCCGACGGGCTGATCAAGGTGGGCTACGCCGCCACGTTCGCCATCATCACGGTGGCACTGATCAGCGGCGCCATTGCGGACCGTGCCAAGTTCGGCGCCTGGTCCGTGTTCGTCCCGGTGTGGGTCACCCTGGTGTACTGCCCGCTTGCCTACATGGTGTGGGGCGGCGGCCTCTTCGGCCCCGACGGCGCCATCGGCAAGGCCCTCGGCCCCGCCATCGACTTCGCCGGCGGCACGGTGGTCCACATCAACGCAGGTGTGGCCGCGCTCATCCTGGTCCTGATCATCGGCAACCGCAAGGGCTTCGGCAAGGACCCCAACCACCGCCCGCACAATATCCCGTTCGTCATGCTCGGCGCGGCCATCCTCTGGTTCGGCTGGTTCGGGTTCAATGGCGGTGCAGCCACCACTGCGGAACAGGGCGGCCTGATCTGGGTCAACACCCTCGCAGCCCCGGCAGCTGCCATGCTCGGCTGGCTGGTCACCGAGCGCATCCGCGACGGACACCCCACTTCCCTTGGTGCCGCATCCGGTGTCGTGGCAGGCCTTGTTGCCATCACTCCGGCCTGCGCCAATGTCAGCCCGGTGGGTGCCCTGGGCCTGGGTGTCGTCGCCGGTGTGGCCTCCGCCCTGGCCGTTGGCCTGAAGTTCCGCTGGGGCTTCGATGACTCGCTCGACGTCGTGGGCGTGCACCTGGTCTCCGGCATTATCGGCACCGTGGCCCTGGGCTTCATTGCACTGCCCACCGACGGTGTTGGCGGCGGCCTCTTCTACGGCGGCGGGCTCACCCAGCTGTGGGCACAGCTCGCGGCGGCCGGCATCGCCATCGCCTACTCCGCGATCCTCACCACCATCATCGCCCTGGCCATCCACAAGACCATGGGCTTCCGCGTCTCGCAGGAACAGGAAACGGTGGGTGTGGACCTCAGCCTGCACGCCGAGACTGCCTACGAGTTTGGCCTTAGCGGCCACGGCGGAAGCTTCCAGCCGCTGCACGACCTGATCACCGGCAAGGGCGTGTCCCCTGAAGCCGCGCAGGCATTGGAAGCGCAGAAGGCACAGCCAGCAACAGGTAAGGAAAGTGTGGGGGCATGA
- a CDS encoding P-II family nitrogen regulator: MKLITAIVRPEKLEAIREGLEAYGVQGLTVSAASGYGRQRGYTEVYRGAEYNVDLLPKIRVEVLATDEQADDILDVIIASSNTGMAGDGKVWTMDVHEAVRVRTGERGVAAI; the protein is encoded by the coding sequence ATGAAACTGATCACTGCAATCGTCAGGCCGGAAAAGCTCGAAGCCATCAGGGAAGGGCTGGAAGCCTACGGCGTCCAGGGCCTCACGGTCAGCGCGGCCAGCGGCTACGGCCGGCAGCGGGGTTACACCGAGGTATACCGCGGGGCGGAATACAACGTGGACCTCCTGCCCAAGATCCGGGTGGAAGTCCTTGCCACGGACGAACAGGCCGATGACATCCTGGACGTGATCATTGCCAGCTCCAACACCGGCATGGCCGGGGACGGCAAGGTCTGGACCATGGACGTCCATGAAGCAGTGCGGGTCCGCACAGGGGAACGCGGGGTGGCTGCCATCTAG
- a CDS encoding glucose-6-phosphate dehydrogenase, translated as MTSQTSVKTLLILGASGDLTGRLLLPGLARLVAAGRADGLSLVGAGSDPWTPEQWRDRVRSSFGAAAAAADEPGREALELLQKETAYHQVDVTAEGALAALLKTLEGPVAVYFALPPRISQLACETLQPAEVPEGTRLVMEKPFGSSEESARSLNQTLARLVPEDHIHRVDHFLGKATVLNILGLRFANNFLEPVWNRQHVEKVEIFFDEDLALEGRARYYDGAGALRDMIQSHLLQVMAVMAIEPPATIGERDLRDAVSTVLRASSVSAPFTDSTRRARYTAGTVAGKEVPDYAREEGVDAGRETETLAEIQVGIDNWRWRGVPFILRSGKALGDKRKEAVVTFLPVPHLPQGFTGVDSPNQLRIGFGPDTLEFDVDVNGPGNIFSLGRVTLEAELSASDLLPYGEVLEGVLSGDPLLSVRSDTAEDCWRIVEPVLKAWEKGEVPLEEYDAGSAGPASWPTNRHQD; from the coding sequence ATGACGAGCCAAACATCTGTCAAGACCTTGCTCATCCTCGGCGCCTCGGGCGACCTTACCGGCCGGCTCCTCCTGCCGGGCCTGGCTCGGCTTGTTGCCGCAGGCCGGGCAGACGGGCTCAGCCTGGTGGGAGCTGGTTCGGACCCGTGGACACCGGAACAATGGCGTGACCGCGTCCGGTCCTCGTTTGGCGCGGCAGCGGCCGCAGCGGATGAGCCAGGCAGGGAAGCCCTTGAACTGCTGCAGAAGGAGACGGCTTACCACCAGGTGGACGTCACCGCCGAGGGCGCCCTGGCTGCCTTGCTGAAGACCCTGGAAGGCCCGGTGGCCGTGTACTTCGCCCTGCCGCCCCGGATTAGCCAGCTGGCCTGCGAGACCCTGCAGCCCGCGGAAGTTCCGGAGGGCACCCGCCTGGTGATGGAGAAGCCGTTCGGCTCAAGTGAGGAGTCGGCCCGCTCCCTCAACCAGACGCTGGCGCGGCTGGTTCCCGAGGACCACATCCACCGGGTGGACCACTTCCTGGGCAAGGCAACCGTCCTCAACATCCTGGGCCTGCGGTTTGCGAACAACTTCCTGGAGCCGGTGTGGAACCGGCAGCACGTGGAGAAGGTGGAGATCTTCTTCGACGAGGACCTGGCCCTGGAGGGGCGCGCCCGCTACTACGACGGCGCCGGCGCCCTGCGGGACATGATCCAGAGCCACCTGCTGCAGGTCATGGCCGTGATGGCCATCGAGCCTCCGGCCACCATCGGCGAGCGCGACCTGCGCGACGCGGTCTCCACGGTCCTTCGCGCCAGCAGCGTCAGCGCACCCTTCACCGATTCAACGCGCAGGGCGCGCTACACGGCCGGCACTGTGGCAGGCAAGGAGGTCCCCGACTACGCCAGGGAGGAAGGCGTGGACGCCGGCCGGGAAACGGAAACACTGGCCGAAATCCAGGTGGGCATCGACAACTGGCGCTGGCGCGGCGTTCCGTTCATCCTGCGCTCGGGCAAGGCGCTGGGCGACAAGCGCAAGGAGGCCGTGGTCACCTTCCTTCCCGTACCCCACCTCCCCCAGGGCTTCACCGGGGTGGACTCCCCCAACCAGCTGCGGATCGGTTTCGGTCCGGACACGCTGGAGTTCGACGTCGACGTCAACGGTCCCGGAAACATCTTCAGCCTGGGCCGGGTCACCCTGGAAGCGGAACTGAGTGCCTCCGACCTGTTGCCCTACGGCGAGGTGCTGGAAGGCGTGCTGTCCGGTGACCCGCTGCTCTCCGTCCGGAGCGACACGGCGGAGGATTGCTGGCGGATCGTCGAACCGGTGCTCAAGGCATGGGAAAAGGGTGAGGTCCCGTTGGAGGAGTACGACGCCGGATCGGCCGGCCCTGCGTCCTGGCCCACCAACCGGCATCAGGACTGA